The proteins below come from a single Streptomyces sp. M92 genomic window:
- a CDS encoding Gfo/Idh/MocA family protein produces MALEGAFDIDADRARTFVGEFGGRLYADLEAVLADPGVAIVANLTPVSQHYAVTKATLLAGKYVYSEKPLAPVLEQATELVELAKERGLLLSSAPSTVFSQAAQTLFKAVGDGLIGTPRLAHGNLDMGALAFMPYSEWRSRRGVPWPYWDEVPNGCVMEHAGYQLGWLVAMFGPVVRMAGHTALLLDDKWPELTKVAPDTSFGFLEFANGAVCRISTGWVAPVGMTLTIIGDQGTLSVRDVWQASSPVLRRRNVMESGKTNGYLAEAEQIPFAVPPVSHRYDDTHDLTAGAGIADMARAALAGGQPFLSADFSLHVLDVSLRLSEGWGVTEGA; encoded by the coding sequence TTGGCCCTCGAAGGCGCCTTCGACATCGATGCCGACCGCGCCCGGACGTTCGTCGGCGAGTTCGGCGGCCGACTGTACGCGGACCTGGAGGCGGTCCTGGCCGATCCCGGCGTCGCCATCGTGGCCAACCTGACGCCGGTGAGCCAGCACTACGCCGTCACCAAGGCGACACTGCTGGCCGGGAAGTACGTCTACTCGGAGAAGCCGCTGGCTCCCGTCCTGGAGCAGGCCACCGAACTGGTCGAACTGGCCAAGGAACGCGGGCTGCTGCTGTCCAGTGCCCCTTCGACTGTCTTCAGCCAGGCGGCGCAGACGCTCTTCAAGGCGGTCGGTGACGGCCTCATCGGCACACCGCGTCTCGCGCACGGCAACCTCGACATGGGCGCCCTGGCGTTCATGCCGTACAGCGAGTGGCGCAGCCGCCGCGGCGTGCCGTGGCCGTACTGGGACGAGGTGCCCAACGGTTGCGTGATGGAGCACGCCGGGTACCAACTGGGCTGGCTCGTCGCCATGTTCGGTCCGGTGGTGCGGATGGCGGGGCATACCGCGCTGTTGCTAGACGACAAGTGGCCCGAGTTGACCAAGGTGGCGCCGGACACCTCCTTCGGTTTCCTGGAGTTCGCCAACGGCGCCGTCTGTCGGATCAGCACCGGCTGGGTGGCGCCCGTCGGCATGACGCTCACGATCATCGGCGACCAGGGGACCTTGTCGGTGCGGGACGTGTGGCAGGCGTCCTCGCCGGTCCTGCGGCGCCGCAATGTCATGGAGAGCGGCAAGACCAACGGTTACCTGGCCGAGGCCGAGCAGATCCCGTTCGCCGTCCCGCCGGTCAGCCACCGTTACGACGACACGCACGATCTCACCGCCGGGGCGGGGATCGCCGACATGGCGCGGGCCGCCCTGGCCGGCGGGCAGCCCTTCTTGTCGGCCGACTTCTCCCTGCACGTCCTCGACGTGAGCCTGCGGCTCTCCGAAGGCTGGGGCGTCACCGAGGGGGCTTGA
- a CDS encoding DUF4097 family beta strand repeat-containing protein, whose product MQPDKSKTQKFDTPAPVTAVVGIPAGHIRFIAADRTDTTVEILPADASRSRDVKAAGQTTVAYADGVLHIDASAARNRLLGATGALEVTVQLPAGSRVEAKAASAALRGVGRLGDVVFESAHGAVKLDEAAHTRLSLLAGDITVHRLSGPSEISTHKGDLRVTEAVRGKITLHTEHGDITVGTARGTSATLDAATNHGRIDNTLTNTDGPDAALALHATTAYGNITARSL is encoded by the coding sequence ATGCAGCCGGACAAGAGCAAGACGCAGAAGTTCGACACCCCCGCCCCCGTCACGGCCGTCGTCGGCATCCCCGCCGGGCACATCCGGTTCATCGCCGCCGACCGGACCGACACAACCGTCGAGATCCTGCCCGCCGACGCCTCCAGGAGCCGCGACGTGAAGGCCGCTGGACAGACCACGGTCGCTTACGCCGACGGTGTCCTGCACATCGACGCCTCGGCGGCCAGAAACCGGCTCCTCGGCGCCACCGGAGCTCTCGAGGTGACCGTCCAGCTGCCCGCCGGCTCCCGCGTGGAGGCCAAGGCCGCCAGCGCCGCACTGAGAGGCGTCGGACGTCTCGGCGACGTCGTCTTCGAGAGCGCACACGGTGCGGTCAAGCTCGACGAAGCCGCGCACACCCGTCTCTCCCTACTCGCCGGCGACATCACCGTCCACCGCCTGAGCGGCCCCTCCGAGATCAGCACCCACAAGGGCGACCTGCGCGTGACCGAGGCCGTGCGCGGCAAGATCACCCTGCACACCGAGCACGGCGACATCACCGTCGGCACCGCCCGCGGCACCTCCGCCACCCTCGACGCCGCCACCAACCACGGCCGTATCGACAACACCCTCACCAACACCGACGGTCCCGATGCCGCTCTCGCCCTCCACGCCACCACCGCCTACGGCAACATCACCGCCCGCAGCCTGTAG
- a CDS encoding IS630 family transposase → MARTGRPKAELILSDEERAALEGWVRRRSTPQAWALRCRIILACATGASNKDVAAQLGSTPHAVGRWRKRFVEHRIAGLGDMPRSGGPRAVTDEQVAAVVKRTLESAPKNATHWSTRAIATEMGLSQSTVSRIWRAFGLQPHRTETFKLSTDPYFVDKVHDVVGLYLDPPERALVFCVDEKSQIQALDRSQPVLPTMPGVPQRVTHDCVRAGTTTLFAALEVATGKVIGSLHRRHRAEEFKKFLIKLDQEIPADLDVHLVLDNYATHKTPAIRTWLLAHPRFHLRFTPTGSSWLNLVERWFAELTNKQIRRDVHKSVQALEKDIPTWIAAWNTDPKPYVWTKTADEILERLASYLNRIQSVVL, encoded by the coding sequence GTGGCGCGTACTGGGCGGCCGAAGGCCGAGTTGATCCTGTCGGATGAGGAGCGGGCTGCGCTGGAGGGGTGGGTGCGGCGCCGTTCCACCCCGCAGGCGTGGGCTTTGCGGTGCCGGATCATCCTGGCCTGCGCGACCGGCGCGTCCAACAAGGACGTGGCCGCACAGCTCGGTTCGACACCGCATGCGGTGGGCCGCTGGCGGAAGCGGTTCGTTGAACACCGGATCGCCGGGCTGGGTGACATGCCGCGGTCCGGCGGGCCCCGGGCGGTCACCGACGAGCAGGTCGCCGCGGTGGTGAAGCGGACACTGGAATCCGCGCCGAAGAACGCCACGCACTGGTCGACGCGGGCGATAGCCACGGAGATGGGTCTGTCGCAGTCGACCGTGTCGCGGATCTGGCGGGCCTTCGGCCTGCAGCCACACCGTACCGAGACGTTCAAGCTGTCGACGGACCCGTACTTCGTCGACAAGGTCCACGACGTGGTCGGCCTCTATCTGGACCCGCCCGAGCGGGCCTTGGTGTTCTGTGTCGACGAGAAGTCGCAGATCCAGGCCCTGGACCGGTCTCAGCCGGTGCTGCCGACGATGCCCGGTGTCCCGCAGCGGGTCACCCACGACTGCGTGCGCGCGGGCACCACCACATTGTTCGCCGCGCTGGAGGTGGCCACGGGGAAGGTGATCGGCTCCCTGCACCGCCGGCACCGGGCCGAGGAGTTCAAGAAGTTTCTGATCAAACTCGACCAGGAGATACCGGCGGACCTGGACGTGCACCTGGTGCTGGACAACTACGCCACCCACAAGACACCGGCGATCAGAACCTGGCTGCTGGCGCACCCACGCTTCCACCTGCGCTTCACGCCCACCGGCTCGTCCTGGCTCAACCTGGTCGAGCGGTGGTTCGCCGAGCTGACGAACAAGCAGATACGGCGAGACGTCCACAAAAGCGTCCAGGCGTTGGAGAAGGACATCCCGACCTGGATCGCCGCATGGAACACCGATCCCAAGCCCTACGTCTGGACGAAGACCGCAGACGAGATCCTCGAACGCCTCGCCAGCTATCTGAATCGAATTCAAAGCGTGGTGTTGTAG
- a CDS encoding DUF4185 domain-containing protein codes for MHDSTPRSAPRPPQALIRPVHLSRAGFLRAAATAVVAGVPQLRTPAHAATGPLHVSKIADLTGPGLTTRFRMEATDLGVPVRTPDGRLLFVFGDTFEEAKVGGGWWRSPVALYGRFDGPGRPVVWTGAVGGRHARQLCPYDHDNPEYSTVLPSDVITLGDTIYLHVMMNKGPGNVVRTEIWRSDDSGATWSPTGAVFPPNLHDGMFQLLTWALGDDGYVYVLSTGFQRDKPVILHRVRLDRLTDPGAYEPWGRALDGCWAWGNPPTPVLDGAFGELCLRLLDGRWILTWFNQGDYRIEGLVADHLTADLRTAHRRTLLWGTSWGDEDDTHVAQLYGGYVIPGSTLNDLHLAVSQWNTQAGWPYRVMQFRVRGFAL; via the coding sequence ATGCACGACAGCACACCGCGCAGCGCCCCCCGCCCGCCCCAGGCCCTCATCCGACCGGTCCACCTCAGCCGGGCCGGTTTCCTCCGAGCGGCCGCCACGGCGGTCGTCGCGGGCGTACCCCAGCTCCGCACGCCGGCCCACGCGGCGACAGGCCCCCTCCACGTCTCCAAGATCGCCGACCTCACCGGTCCCGGTCTCACCACCCGGTTCCGGATGGAGGCCACCGACCTGGGCGTGCCTGTACGGACACCCGACGGCCGGCTCCTGTTCGTCTTCGGCGACACCTTCGAGGAAGCCAAGGTCGGCGGCGGGTGGTGGCGCTCGCCCGTGGCGCTGTACGGGCGCTTCGACGGGCCCGGCCGACCGGTCGTCTGGACCGGCGCGGTGGGTGGACGGCACGCCCGGCAGCTGTGCCCGTACGACCACGACAACCCCGAGTACTCCACCGTGCTGCCCTCCGACGTGATCACCCTCGGTGACACGATCTACCTGCACGTCATGATGAACAAAGGGCCTGGCAACGTGGTACGCACCGAGATCTGGCGGTCGGACGACTCGGGCGCAACCTGGAGCCCCACCGGTGCCGTGTTCCCCCCAAACCTGCACGACGGCATGTTCCAGCTGCTCACCTGGGCCCTCGGCGACGACGGCTACGTCTACGTCCTGTCCACCGGGTTCCAGCGGGACAAGCCGGTCATCCTGCACCGGGTCCGCCTCGACCGGCTGACAGACCCCGGAGCCTACGAACCGTGGGGACGGGCCCTCGACGGCTGCTGGGCCTGGGGCAACCCGCCCACACCCGTCCTGGACGGCGCGTTCGGCGAGCTGTGCCTGCGGCTGCTCGACGGCCGGTGGATCCTGACCTGGTTCAACCAGGGCGACTACCGGATCGAGGGCCTGGTCGCGGACCACCTCACCGCGGACCTGCGCACCGCCCACCGCCGCACCCTGCTGTGGGGCACGTCCTGGGGCGACGAGGACGACACCCACGTCGCGCAGTTGTACGGCGGCTACGTCATTCCCGGGTCAACGCTCAACGACCTACACCTGGCCGTGAGCCAATGGAACACCCAGGCGGGATGGCCCTACCGCGTCATGCAATTCCGCGTACGTGGGTTTGCTCTCTGA
- a CDS encoding peptidase inhibitor family I36 protein produces the protein MAVAAAAATLIMPATTAATASETRVVGAQGVYYYTGSDVRARAWGDCRDGWTCFFTEYDGGGAMWRVPSCGRHVVPAAFNDQLTSGWNRTPTTIDLYLNSNFTGFMGGVPGHWQGQLAPSDNDRTSSVDARC, from the coding sequence GTGGCTGTCGCTGCGGCTGCCGCGACGCTCATCATGCCCGCGACCACCGCCGCGACCGCGTCGGAGACCCGCGTCGTGGGCGCCCAGGGCGTGTACTACTACACCGGGAGCGATGTCCGGGCCAGGGCTTGGGGCGACTGCCGCGACGGCTGGACCTGCTTCTTCACCGAGTACGACGGCGGGGGAGCCATGTGGCGGGTGCCCAGCTGCGGCCGGCACGTCGTCCCCGCCGCCTTCAACGACCAGCTCACCTCCGGCTGGAACCGCACCCCCACCACCATCGACCTGTACCTGAACAGCAACTTCACCGGGTTCATGGGCGGCGTACCGGGCCACTGGCAGGGCCAACTGGCCCCGTCCGACAACGACCGGACCAGCTCCGTCGACGCCCGCTGCTGA
- a CDS encoding nSTAND1 domain-containing NTPase: MLNKRIPNNRCDREREGECVPRGESPLDPDNGPLFEFAARLRKLREQAGRPTYRDLARNAHYGIATLSSAAAGRQLPSLAVTLAYVRACGGDEREWKLIWQRTADACTGTDSSAETCAEGRQRNGAKPPYVGLFPFGEVDSGVFFGREKLTNTLVEHLKEKRLLVLFGASGSGKSSVLRAGVLPAFPGVSPLAFTPGPHPLAECAARLSTRVGAAPDSVHAGLMAEPRTFHRMVRQILAGQEETGSAADELLVLVDQFEEVFTLCRDVRERERFVAALVHAAQVPDSRTRVAIAVRSDFYTHCTRLPGLVDALPHAHHPVGPMTVEELRAAIIGPAARFRLTVESALLTTLTADAHGRPGALPLLSHALLETWKRRRGNALTLAGYRAAGGFEGALTQTAEKLYSALSETRQRAARRLFMRLIALGEGTEDTKRPVPRQELDGGPDTEFVLEQATRARLLTADGDHVEIAHEALIRCWPRLGDWLEEDRGQERLQRALTEATTLWESLDHDPDILYRGVRLAAVKDLPSHALTARERAFLDASEAAAQQTQERGRQRLRRLRRLAGALVVLLVCAVAAAGFAVQAQNTVTQQRNEAVALRAADEAVRLSPHNPSLAVQIALAAYRQTQQDRTGNALLSSLSIASTDPTTTDPKPVGHTPAVPADGRTLAMADGSQVVLWDMENPRQPRRLGTTDGVGLGPIQFTRDGDTLLGVDSNRTLWLWDVTDPLNPRVLSKRPTEHTGYVYSVAVRHDGLVAATGSYDDTIRLWDIADPAHPRLLDKLTGHDGDVKPVVFSPDGKTLASGSNDHHVRIWDVTDPHHATSVAVLKGHEHFVDALAYSPDGRTLLSGSDDRTAKLWDISALPRRRELGELARHADIVTGVAFASHGRTAATVGIDGVVNVWDVTDRARPVPLAHLTSLRGTVKEVRYLEADGTFLTVTAHHSVQIWYTDIDRALADACDHIHHTISRAQWARHFPSLDYAPPCPRRT, from the coding sequence ATGCTGAACAAACGGATACCGAACAATCGGTGTGACCGGGAGAGGGAAGGTGAGTGTGTGCCACGGGGAGAGAGCCCTCTGGACCCGGACAATGGTCCTCTGTTCGAATTCGCGGCGCGTTTGCGGAAACTGCGGGAGCAGGCCGGCCGTCCCACCTACCGGGACCTCGCACGGAACGCGCACTATGGGATCGCCACGTTGTCCTCGGCCGCGGCGGGCCGCCAGCTGCCCAGCCTGGCCGTCACCCTCGCCTACGTCCGTGCCTGCGGCGGTGACGAGCGGGAATGGAAGCTGATCTGGCAACGGACGGCCGACGCGTGCACCGGAACGGACTCCTCTGCCGAGACCTGCGCGGAGGGCCGGCAGAGGAACGGCGCCAAGCCGCCCTATGTCGGTCTGTTCCCGTTCGGGGAGGTAGACTCCGGTGTCTTCTTCGGACGCGAGAAACTGACCAACACACTGGTCGAACATTTGAAGGAGAAGCGGCTCCTCGTGTTGTTCGGGGCGTCAGGATCCGGCAAGTCATCGGTGCTGCGCGCGGGTGTGCTTCCCGCCTTTCCCGGTGTTTCCCCACTGGCCTTCACACCTGGCCCGCATCCGCTGGCGGAATGCGCGGCCCGGCTCTCGACCCGCGTCGGCGCCGCCCCCGACTCGGTGCACGCCGGACTCATGGCCGAGCCGCGCACCTTCCACCGGATGGTGCGGCAGATCCTCGCCGGGCAGGAAGAGACAGGCTCCGCGGCGGACGAACTGCTCGTGCTCGTGGACCAGTTCGAAGAGGTGTTCACCCTCTGCCGCGACGTGCGGGAACGGGAGCGGTTCGTCGCCGCGCTCGTGCACGCGGCACAGGTCCCCGACAGCCGAACCCGGGTCGCCATCGCCGTGCGGTCCGACTTCTACACACACTGCACGCGGCTGCCCGGTCTCGTCGACGCCCTGCCCCACGCCCACCATCCCGTCGGCCCGATGACGGTCGAGGAACTGAGGGCGGCGATCATAGGGCCCGCCGCCCGCTTTCGGCTCACCGTCGAAAGTGCCCTGCTGACGACCCTCACCGCCGACGCCCACGGCCGGCCGGGTGCGCTGCCCCTGCTCTCGCACGCTCTGCTGGAGACCTGGAAGCGACGGCGGGGCAACGCTCTCACCCTGGCCGGCTACCGCGCGGCGGGCGGCTTCGAAGGTGCCCTCACCCAGACCGCCGAGAAGCTGTACAGCGCCCTGAGCGAAACCCGGCAGAGGGCCGCACGGCGGCTGTTCATGCGGCTCATCGCGCTGGGGGAGGGCACCGAGGACACCAAACGCCCTGTGCCCCGCCAGGAACTCGACGGCGGTCCCGATACCGAGTTCGTCCTCGAACAAGCGACCCGGGCCAGACTGCTGACCGCCGACGGCGACCACGTGGAGATCGCACACGAGGCGCTGATCCGCTGCTGGCCGCGGCTGGGTGACTGGCTGGAGGAGGACCGCGGCCAGGAACGTCTGCAACGCGCGCTCACCGAGGCCACCACCCTCTGGGAGTCCCTGGACCACGACCCCGACATCCTGTACCGCGGTGTACGCCTCGCCGCCGTGAAGGACCTCCCGTCACACGCCCTGACCGCCCGGGAACGCGCCTTTCTCGATGCCAGCGAGGCGGCGGCACAGCAGACGCAAGAGCGCGGCCGCCAACGCCTGCGCCGACTGCGCAGGCTGGCCGGAGCCCTGGTCGTCCTGCTCGTGTGCGCCGTGGCCGCCGCCGGTTTCGCTGTACAGGCGCAGAACACCGTCACCCAGCAGCGCAATGAGGCCGTGGCCCTCCGGGCCGCCGACGAAGCCGTGCGCCTCAGCCCGCACAACCCGTCACTGGCCGTCCAGATCGCACTGGCCGCCTACCGGCAGACACAGCAGGACCGTACGGGGAACGCCCTGCTCAGCTCCCTGTCCATTGCGTCGACCGATCCCACAACGACCGACCCGAAACCAGTCGGGCACACACCGGCCGTGCCCGCCGACGGCCGCACGCTGGCCATGGCCGACGGTTCGCAGGTCGTCCTGTGGGACATGGAGAACCCACGGCAGCCCCGCCGGCTCGGTACCACCGACGGTGTTGGCCTGGGCCCGATCCAGTTCACCCGGGACGGCGACACACTGCTCGGTGTGGACAGCAACCGCACGCTCTGGCTGTGGGACGTGACCGACCCGCTCAACCCCAGGGTGCTGTCGAAGCGGCCCACGGAACACACCGGCTACGTCTACTCCGTCGCAGTGCGCCACGACGGTCTCGTGGCCGCCACCGGCAGCTATGACGACACCATCCGCCTCTGGGACATCGCCGACCCGGCCCACCCCCGCCTGCTGGACAAGCTCACCGGGCACGACGGTGACGTCAAACCCGTGGTCTTCAGCCCGGACGGAAAGACCCTGGCCTCGGGCTCCAACGACCACCACGTCCGCATCTGGGACGTGACCGACCCGCACCACGCCACCTCCGTCGCCGTCCTCAAGGGGCACGAACACTTCGTCGATGCCCTCGCCTACAGCCCGGACGGCCGTACGCTGCTGAGTGGGAGCGACGACCGCACGGCAAAGCTGTGGGACATCAGCGCACTTCCCCGCCGCCGCGAGCTGGGCGAGCTGGCGAGGCACGCGGATATCGTCACCGGCGTGGCCTTCGCCTCCCACGGCCGCACGGCGGCGACCGTCGGCATCGACGGCGTGGTGAACGTCTGGGACGTGACCGACCGCGCGCGTCCCGTCCCTCTGGCCCACCTGACCAGCCTTCGCGGAACGGTCAAGGAAGTCCGCTATCTCGAGGCAGACGGCACGTTCCTGACCGTGACCGCCCACCACAGCGTCCAGATCTGGTACACCGACATCGACCGGGCCCTCGCCGACGCCTGCGACCACATCCACCACACCATCAGCCGCGCCCAATGGGCCCGCCACTTTCCCAGCCTCGACTACGCTCCGCCCTGCCCGCGCCGCACGTGA